In the Candidatus Woesearchaeota archaeon genome, AATTGATAACCAGTACTATCTTAAGAACAGACCTGTAGATTTTGATGGAAAAAAACTTGCAGCTATTCTTCTAAATGTGCGGAAAACACTTGAGTCTCTCACATCTGAGCAAATACTTCAGATACGTAAATTGGTGAGGTGATACTCATCGAACCATTAGGGTATACGTCTCTCTGGTGGATCCTGAAACTATTCAACGGATGTAACATGAACTAACTGAGGAAAATATGCTTGATCTTTTTTGGCTACAGGTGTTTTTTGCTTTCCTTGTCGGTGGAGGATGGATCCTTGCAGCGACAGTAATGGCTGATCGCTTTGGCAGCAAGATTGGAGGTTTTATTGGCGGACTTCCCTCAACTATCGTTGTTTCCTTTCTTTTTATCGGGCTCGTTCAGGGTACAGAGGCAATTGTTCAGGTAACAACAGTCTTTCCCTTAAGTTATGCAGTAACGAGCCTTTTTCTCACCATGTATGCGTTCGCCGTAACGAGAGGTTTTCGTCGTGCACTTGCTGTATCTCTTCTTCTCTGGTTCTTTCTCACTGGTCTTATCTATGTTTTAAAGCCTGAATCTTTTATTTTTTCCTTAGCTATCTATCTCATGAGTTTTACTGCTTCGTATATTTTTCTTGAGAAGTATTTACAGATCCGTTCTATGACTGCAGGAAGAATTCATCCTTCTCCCCAACACATCCTTATTCGTGGATTTTTTGGTGGATTCATGGTTGCCTTTACCGTACTCATCAGCAAGATAGGAGGTCCAATCTTAGGAGGAATCTTTGCAGCATTTCCCGCTGCTTTTCTTTCAACATTAGTCATCAGCTATACTTCCCAAGGCATTGCATTTTCACGAGCAATGACCAAGCCGCTGCTCATTACTGGCATGGGTACGGTCGTTGTTTATGCTATTGCTGCACGGTATTTTTATCCGGTGTATGGTTTAGTTCTTGGAACCGTATTTTCTTTTCTCATCTCCATGATAAGCGCTTATGTAACGTTCCAATTCATGCAGAAAAGAGTAACGTAGCGAAAGAATGAAATCTTTAGCTTCTACGGATCTGTTGTAGTGCAGAAGAAATAATAGATTGTAAATCAGGTCGTAACCTCATCAATTCATCGAAATGTGCCATAACTTCGCCATCAATTGACCTTCTCATACTATCTGACCAAGGATTCTGACTAAACATAATACAACTCCCACTTTGATCAATGCTTTCCTCTTTAACAGTCACTACGTTATTATCTTTATAAGTGTACATTCGAGAAAATTCTTGAGGGTGGTTATCTCCTTGGTAATAGAAGCTTATTTCATCAACATATCTACCCTGGTGGGTTCCAATATTTACACGAGTCACATCACCACGACCTCGAGTACCAGTAACATATTTTACAAAATTCTCGTACTCCATCAATTTCAGTACTTCCCAGCCCATGATTATAAAAAAGACAACAGGTTTAATAACCTTATGTGTTCTGTAACGACGGTTGGAAATGTTACTGGTTGGAGACATGGTTCTTCTTCCAGAGATCGGAGAATCGGAACAGATGATCGAGGTAGATATATAGCTTTTTAATCTCACTTCGCCATAAGCTTTAAATAAGTTACCTTATTTTTTAACCAGATGGTGAAAACAGCATCTCATGTTAAGAATGATTCAGGTACAAAGACCACTAAAGATAACGCACTTCAGGAACCAATTCTTGATTTCCACTATCATCCACAGATGAGTGTTGCTGACTTTACCCAGGCATTAGGATCTATTGGGTATCAGGCAAGTCATGTCAAGAAAGCTATTGCCATTATTACCCGGATGAAACAAAACAAGGCAAAAATCTTTTTGACCTTTACCTCTAATATGGTTTCTTCAGGATTACGGGGATTTTTTGCTCAGCTGATTGAACAGAAAATGGTTGATGTCATCGTGACTACGGTAGGGTCTATTGAAGAGGATCTAATGAAAGCACATGGTGCATCATTTTATCTTGGTTCGTTTGACGCTGATGATGCTCTTCTCGGAAAAAAAGGTATCAATCGCATTGGTAATATCTTTGTACCTAATGAATCCTATGAGTCATTTGAAGATATTATTCAGCCACTCTTAGAGAAGATTTATAGCACCGGAAAACGAACACTAACGCCAAGCGAGTTGATTCATGAGCTTGGATGTTGTATCAATGATCCACATTCGATCTGTTATCAAGCCTCGCAGAAAAACATTCCCATTTACTGCCCTGCTATCACTGATGGAAGCATGGGATTTCAGCTATACCTCTTCCGACAAAAACATCCTGATTTTACCTTGGACGTAGTTAAGGATTTTAGCAATATTATGTTTGCCGTAACCCCACAAGATATCAAAGGAGTTATTGTTCTTGGTGGTGGTGTGGCTAAGCATCATGCTATCTTAGCGACTTTACTCAACGAAGGGATGCACTATGCAGTGTACATTACTACTGCACATCCCTACTCTGGTTCTTTGTCTGGTGCAACAACCAATGAAGCAAAATCCTGGGGAAAAATACGTTCAGATGGTGATGCCGTAACCGTTACTGGTGAAGCAAGCATCTTATTCCCCCTGATCATGGTCAGTGTTCTTGACCTACTCAAAAAATAATGCATAATAACGGGATTTGATAACATGACTAAAGAAACCCTTGTTCTTCAAACACACACACCCTATTTTTTGGTACAAAAGGATATCGTGAGAAATCATTATGCCACACTCAAATCACTAGGCTTCACTATTTCCTATACGGCTAAAGCAAATCCGGTAATTGTTCCCCTGCTCGTAAAACTTGGATCATGGTGTTCGGTACATTCCTCTGACGCAATTTCAGTGATTCCTACAAAACAAAAGATATGGTACATTGTGCAAGGTGCAGATGACAAAGAATTACGAAAAGTAATGCAGCAAGGAATTACCCATTTTAGTGTTGATAATCATCAAGATTTTGAGACTTTTTTTCAGGTCATTAAAGGAAAGGAAAAGAAGATGCATCTTCTTCTTAGAATGCAAGTACCAGAAGCTTCCTCCTACCCTGGTTATAAGTACCCGTTTGGATTTCCTCAGCACGAAATACAAAAGTTTGTCATCCTTGCCAGAAAAAAAGGATGTAAACGTGTAGGGATTCATTTCCATGTAGGAACCCAGAATATTCGTGGCTGGTCTACCCTCAAGAAGTTGATTCCTCTGCTCAGAGCAATACAACCTGATATCATCAATATTGGTGGTGGTATTCCTGTACCGTACACAACAATAATTAACTATAAATCTATCTTTCATGAACTAAAATCATTTAAAGAAAAAGTTCAACCATCCATGCTTCCATCAGGGGAAGAAAATCTTTTTCTTGAGCCAGGACGATTTCTTGCTGCAGAGGCTGTTGATTTAGTAACCAGCATAAGAGCAGTCGTGGACAAGACAGTTATGGTAGATGCCTCTTGCTACAATGCGTCAATGGATACGCTTATTGCAGGGCTTCGGTTGCCCTGTACGGTGCTTACAAAACAAGAAGCAGATAAGAAAAAAGGCTCACAGAAAATTAAGAAGAAAGTGTACATCATCAAGGGATGCACTGCCTGTTCGTTAGATATCTTCCATCCTTCGTATCAACTTCCTCTAGTGCAGCGAGGAGACATCCTTATCTTCCATCATGCAGGAGCCTATAATTTTGGATCAGACTTTATGCATCTCCCAAAGATTCCTCATTATTTTTTCTAAGTGGAAATCACTTTTAAAAAGCTTTATAAAGAGAAGGCTGTTTTTTGCCCTGCTTTATGTTTACTACAATAATGAAGGCAATATAATGAAACTAGGTGAGAATATGTCACATCAACCACTTGAAGGAATACTTTCCACTTCAGAGACGTCTTTACAAGGGGGGATTGGCTATAATGAAATCCTCTCAACACCGTATTTTGATAAAGGTAACAGGTATCATGCTGCTTCTGACTTAACTTCTGATGGAAGTGGGGTAGTTGCTCCTCCACCTATAGGTAATCCTGTCCCAAGTCTCACTGAACTTAATGCAGAGCTTGTGCGAATGGGCCAGAACCTCTTTACCCGACCTACAGATAGTTCTCTTACTGGTGGGAACGAAAAGTATTAAAAGCTCGTCCCTTTGATGGCTCAGATATGGTACGCATCAAACGTATTAATCCTGAAACAGGAGAGGAAGAAGAGGTCCATGAAGGAAAGACCTTCACAAGGTTTTACCATTACCCTGGCACTGGCTTAGGATTTCCCCTCTTATTGCTCTTAATTGGTGGCTATTTTCTTGCAAAAAGTCAGGGATGGATACCTGCTGACAGCAGTATCTGGCCGTATCTCCTTATTGGTATTGGCTCATGGATGTTGTTCAAACGAATTCTCTTCCTGATCTTGCGAAACAGATAAAATTTAAATAATGATCTCGTTTCCGAACATTGGGATGACGAGAAAACTGTTTCAACGATATTTCATAAATAATTCTCTTGTAATCCCAAGATCCTTCTTTATTATTTTGTTTAATAAACCAGGTCCAATCTCTTCTCCAGAATGATGAGGAATTGTTGTTCTCCTTCCATCAGAGTGCTTGTATACCATATGGCTTCCTGTTGTATGGCTGTAGGTAAATCCGAATTTTTCTATGATCTTGGCAAGCTCTTTACCTCTTAATGTAGGTAACTTTGCCAAGAACTACACCTCAATCTGTTGCACTCCGATAAACTCTTCAGAACTCTCAGGCACTTTACCAGTTCCCAAATAGGCCAGAATTGCTTCTTTGGTCCTCTCGAGAAGTTGATTCATGTCTTTAGCCTGCGTGTGGCATCCTGGCAATTCAACTACCTCAGAAACTAGCCATCCATCTTCATCTTTTTCTACAATAAGGGTATACTTTCTTTTCATGGTGATCTGTGTAATGCTAGATAAGTATATAAACGTATCGGCCGACGTGGCTTCATCCAAAAAATAGAATCGATTCGTAATCGAGTTCTATTGGAAAGAGGGATACAAATCCTTCTTTCTATAGCCCTACGGTTACCAGCACCCGAATCAAGAAAGGGGAAAGGCAGAAGAGGTCCATGAAGGAAAGACCTTCACAAGGTTTTACCATTACCCTGGTACTGGCTTAGGATTTCCCTTCTTATCGGTATTGGTTCATGGTTGCTGTTCAAAAGAATTCTCTACCTGATCTTGCGAAGATCGTCGTAATCTCCTTCTCAGGAAATCTCATCGATGTAGAAATATTTTTAAATCGACCACTTATTTCTTTCAGAATGAAACATTCCATAGTAACCGATGCTCACTATATGTTGCTATCAATAGATGAAGCCATCAGTGGTTTGCTAAGAACCGAAGAAAGATATGGAAACCAAGTTGGTTGTGTCCTCGTTGGAAAGAATAACAACATAATAGGAACAGCGCATAACCACGTACGTCAGGGAAGGAGAATGCATGCAGAAGAACTTTTGCTTGCTGAAGTTAATGGTAGGGATCTATCTGATGCAACATTATACTTGACTATCGAACCATGCAATGGAAATCCCTATCATACCAGAAGGCATTGTTGTGAACAAATTGCTGAGGTAGGTATAGGACGTGTCGTACTCGGATCTTTGAAACATAAGTACGAAGGTGGAGCTGATTATTTAAGCACTCATGGAATAAGCGTGGAACTCTTAGAGAATGATGAAGTACTTCGCATGTGCAGGATGTTAACGTCAAATAATCCTCACGCTGGAGAAAACCTACCACTAAGGGTTATTGACCAGATAATGACTGCGAGAGCCCGCAGGTGGTATGTGTAGATTTTTTCATCAGAGTTCAACAGTAATATTGTTTCCGAACACCATCTCTTGGACTTGGTGCGTTACTTTAAGATCGTCTTCAATGCCTTTGAATTTGTCTGGCAGTACTAATTTGGTTACTGCTGTTTTGAGGCTAAGCCCCTTATCTTTTTTGGCCTTCCAGACCAGGCTGTTGAGCTCTGCTAATTCTTCGGTGCTGAACTGTGGAGAAAAGGTACGTTCTGGTGACGGGAATGCCTTTGCTTCGATATCCTCACGGTATAAGGCTTCAGCTATCCTCGACGTAATAAATGGCGTAATAGGGGATAGCAATTGGAGTAATGTTTCTAAGCACCAGTGTAAGGTGTATCGTGCTCCGTTCTGGAGTGCTTCAGTGTATTTCTGTTCTTGATTGTATGCTCGTGCTTTGACCAGTTCGAGATAATGACTGGCGAAGGTTTCCCAAAGAAAATGCTTTAACTGAATGGCAGGATTGTGGAAATCATAATTCGTGTAGCCTTCCTCTGCAATAGTTATAAGCGTATTCATCTCTTGGA is a window encoding:
- a CDS encoding DUF3147 family protein — protein: MLDLFWLQVFFAFLVGGGWILAATVMADRFGSKIGGFIGGLPSTIVVSFLFIGLVQGTEAIVQVTTVFPLSYAVTSLFLTMYAFAVTRGFRRALAVSLLLWFFLTGLIYVLKPESFIFSLAIYLMSFTASYIFLEKYLQIRSMTAGRIHPSPQHILIRGFFGGFMVAFTVLISKIGGPILGGIFAAFPAAFLSTLVISYTSQGIAFSRAMTKPLLITGMGTVVVYAIAARYFYPVYGLVLGTVFSFLISMISAYVTFQFMQKRVT
- a CDS encoding type II toxin-antitoxin system HicB family antitoxin, giving the protein MKRKYTLIVEKDEDGWLVSEVVELPGCHTQAKDMNQLLERTKEAILAYLGTGKVPESSEEFIGVQQIEV
- a CDS encoding deoxyhypusine synthase, with translation MVKTASHVKNDSGTKTTKDNALQEPILDFHYHPQMSVADFTQALGSIGYQASHVKKAIAIITRMKQNKAKIFLTFTSNMVSSGLRGFFAQLIEQKMVDVIVTTVGSIEEDLMKAHGASFYLGSFDADDALLGKKGINRIGNIFVPNESYESFEDIIQPLLEKIYSTGKRTLTPSELIHELGCCINDPHSICYQASQKNIPIYCPAITDGSMGFQLYLFRQKHPDFTLDVVKDFSNIMFAVTPQDIKGVIVLGGGVAKHHAILATLLNEGMHYAVYITTAHPYSGSLSGATTNEAKSWGKIRSDGDAVTVTGEASILFPLIMVSVLDLLKK
- a CDS encoding type II toxin-antitoxin system HicA family toxin: MAKLPTLRGKELAKIIEKFGFTYSHTTGSHMVYKHSDGRRTTIPHHSGEEIGPGLLNKIIKKDLGITRELFMKYR